Proteins encoded by one window of Rhodamnia argentea isolate NSW1041297 chromosome 6, ASM2092103v1, whole genome shotgun sequence:
- the LOC115753187 gene encoding pentatricopeptide repeat-containing protein At5g66520-like isoform X1, with amino-acid sequence MNSGQIDSFLRRSRTTKHLLQLLSLLLKTALCRDSYLASRFIHHACSISLPLATSAFDHLSHTPSRFAWNSIIRSHARSSTPLRAVELFSGMRRTGLEPDKFTYPFVVKACGKCGRIGEGRGVHSLALKVGLGSDSYVGNTLIRMYAACGNFGFARQVFDEMRTRDIASWSSMIAGYVACGLPLDAFKIFRRMRLANEEPNSVTFVSLLSACSHLVNLRAGECIHSYIILNCMYLDAALGTALLEMYSKCGHIEKSLQIFWSMDDKNLQSWTLMVSCLADHGRGEDVIFLFDQMERSGIKPDTILFSGILSACGHLGLVDDGRRYFQMMEEVYGIRPTTEHYGCMVDLLGRAGLIEEAHRIIEMMPMEPNSIILRSFIGACRNHGHLVKLDDDLMKLLIKLEPDVGANYVLAANMSSLSSSWTDAAEMWLFMKRRGLKKAPGSSWVEVNASSVEGIKEEAVG; translated from the exons ATGAATTCCGGCCAAATCGACTCCTTCCTCCGACGGTCGAGAACCACCAAACACCTCCTCCAGCTCCTCTCTCTGCTCCTCAAGACCGCCCTCTGCCGCGACTCGTATTTGGCCTCTCGGTTCATCCACCACGCGTGCTCGATATCTCTCCCGCTCGCCACATCGGCTTTCGACCACTTGTCCCACACTCCTTCGCGTTTCGCTTGGAACTCGATCATAAGATCGCACGCGAGGAGCTCGACCCCGCTGCGAGCGGTCGAGCTCTTCTCTGGAATGCGAAGGACCGGGCTCGAGCCTGACAAATTCACGTACCCTTTCGTCGTTAAGGCTTGCGGCAAGTGTGGGAGGATTGGAGAAGGCAGGGGAGTGCATTCTTTGGCTCTGAAAGTCGGTCTTGGATCGGATTCGTATGTAGGGAACACCCTTATTCGCATGTATGCTGCTTGCGGTAATTTTGGATTCGCGAGGCAGGTATTCGACGAAATGCGCACTAGGGACATTGCCTCTTGGAGCTCTATGATTGCCGGATATGTTGCTTG CGGCCTTCCTTTGGATGCTTTTAAGATTTTCCGACGTATGAGACTGGCAAATGAGGAACCCAACTCTGTTACTTTCGTGAGTCTGCTCTCTGCTTGTTCGCATCTGGTCAATCTCCGAGCAGGGGAGTGCATCCATTCATACATCATCCTGAATTGTATGTATCTGGACGCAGCCCTTGGAACAGCTCTCCTGGAGATGTATTCCAAGTGCGGTCACATTGAGAAGTCTCTCCAAATTTTCTGGTCAATGGATGATAAAAATCTGCAGTCTTGGACACTAATGGTTTCTTGCCTAGCAGACCATGGGAGGGGGGAAGATGTCATTTTTCTGTTCGACCAGATGGAACGATCTGGGATAAAACCAGATACCATACTGTTTTCTGGAATCTTGTCAGCTTGTGGCCACTTGGGTCTTGTTGATGACGGTCGGAGATATTTTCAAATGATGGAGGAAGTGTATGGTATCAGGCCTACAACAGAGCACTATGGATGCATGGTGGATTTGCTTGGAAGAGCTGGCTTGATTGAGGAAGCTCATAGAATTATCGAGATGATGCCAATGGAGCCCAACTCAATAATTCTGAGGAGCTTCATTGGTGCTTGCAGAAACCATGGCCATTTGGTTAAGTTAGATGATGACCTGATGAAACTTCTTATAAAACTAGAACCTGACGTTGGAGCAAACTATGTGCTTGCTGCGAACATGTCTTCCTTATCTAGTAGTTGGACTGATGCTGCTGAAATGTGGTTATTCATGAAAAGGAGGGGTTTAAAGAAAGCTCCAGGTTCTAGCTGGGTCGAGGTGAATGCCAGTTCTGTTGAAGGGATCAAAGAAGAAGCTGTTGGATGA
- the LOC115753187 gene encoding pentatricopeptide repeat-containing protein At4g18840-like isoform X2 — protein MNSGQIDSFLRRSRTTKHLLQLLSLLLKTALCRDSYLASRFIHHACSISLPLATSAFDHLSHTPSRFAWNSIIRSHARSSTPLRAVELFSGMRRTGLEPDKFTYPFVVKACGKCGRIGEGRGVHSLALKVGLGSDSYVGNTLIRMYAACGNFGFARQVFDEMRTRDIASWSSMIAGYVACGLPLDAFKIFRRMRLANEEPNSVTFVSLLSACSHLVNLRAGECIHSYIILNCMYLDAALGTALLEMYSKCGHIEKSLQIFWSMDDKNLQSWTLMVSCLADHGRGEDVIFLFDQMERSGIKPDTILFSGILSACGHLGLVDDGRRYFQMMEEVYGIRPTTEHYGCMVDLLGRAGLIEEAHRIIEMMPMEPNSIILRSFIGACRNHGHLVKLVMKRRGLKKAPGSSWVEVNASSVEGIKEEAVG, from the exons ATGAATTCCGGCCAAATCGACTCCTTCCTCCGACGGTCGAGAACCACCAAACACCTCCTCCAGCTCCTCTCTCTGCTCCTCAAGACCGCCCTCTGCCGCGACTCGTATTTGGCCTCTCGGTTCATCCACCACGCGTGCTCGATATCTCTCCCGCTCGCCACATCGGCTTTCGACCACTTGTCCCACACTCCTTCGCGTTTCGCTTGGAACTCGATCATAAGATCGCACGCGAGGAGCTCGACCCCGCTGCGAGCGGTCGAGCTCTTCTCTGGAATGCGAAGGACCGGGCTCGAGCCTGACAAATTCACGTACCCTTTCGTCGTTAAGGCTTGCGGCAAGTGTGGGAGGATTGGAGAAGGCAGGGGAGTGCATTCTTTGGCTCTGAAAGTCGGTCTTGGATCGGATTCGTATGTAGGGAACACCCTTATTCGCATGTATGCTGCTTGCGGTAATTTTGGATTCGCGAGGCAGGTATTCGACGAAATGCGCACTAGGGACATTGCCTCTTGGAGCTCTATGATTGCCGGATATGTTGCTTG CGGCCTTCCTTTGGATGCTTTTAAGATTTTCCGACGTATGAGACTGGCAAATGAGGAACCCAACTCTGTTACTTTCGTGAGTCTGCTCTCTGCTTGTTCGCATCTGGTCAATCTCCGAGCAGGGGAGTGCATCCATTCATACATCATCCTGAATTGTATGTATCTGGACGCAGCCCTTGGAACAGCTCTCCTGGAGATGTATTCCAAGTGCGGTCACATTGAGAAGTCTCTCCAAATTTTCTGGTCAATGGATGATAAAAATCTGCAGTCTTGGACACTAATGGTTTCTTGCCTAGCAGACCATGGGAGGGGGGAAGATGTCATTTTTCTGTTCGACCAGATGGAACGATCTGGGATAAAACCAGATACCATACTGTTTTCTGGAATCTTGTCAGCTTGTGGCCACTTGGGTCTTGTTGATGACGGTCGGAGATATTTTCAAATGATGGAGGAAGTGTATGGTATCAGGCCTACAACAGAGCACTATGGATGCATGGTGGATTTGCTTGGAAGAGCTGGCTTGATTGAGGAAGCTCATAGAATTATCGAGATGATGCCAATGGAGCCCAACTCAATAATTCTGAGGAGCTTCATTGGTGCTTGCAGAAACCATGGCCATTTGGTTAAGTTAG TCATGAAAAGGAGGGGTTTAAAGAAAGCTCCAGGTTCTAGCTGGGTCGAGGTGAATGCCAGTTCTGTTGAAGGGATCAAAGAAGAAGCTGTTGGATGA
- the LOC115753215 gene encoding dirigent protein 19-like — protein MIDDLLTTEPNLSSGIIGRAQGLYAPASQEEVALLQATNLVFTEGQYKGSTLTVLGRNSIFAKVREMPVMGGTGAFRFARGYILLRTYEFNKKTLYAIVECDVYVWH, from the coding sequence ATGATCGACGACCTATTGACGACGGAGCCTAACCTGAGCTCGGGCATCATAGGGAGGGCTCAGGGTCTCTATGCGCCGGCTTCACAAGAGGAGGTCGCCTTATTACAGGCCACGAACTTGGTCTTCACGGAAGGACAGTACAAAGGCAGCACATTGACCGTGCTAGGGAGGAACTCCATCTTCGCAAAGGTTAGAGAGATGCCGGTCATGGGCGGGACCGGCGCTTTCCGGTTCGCGAGAGGCTACATTCTCTTGAGGACCTATGAATTTAACAAGAAGACCTTGTACGCAATAGTAGAATGTGATGTCTATGTGTGGCATTAG
- the LOC115753186 gene encoding casein kinase 1-like protein HD16, whose product MPELRRGVRRGRAPLARKRSEPPAAGNYVKTRAAVARERARGGRRESGAEEPATRKKAKRGRAGVASEREGEGEGEEGDKEKEVELEAMGDESGGLSANKAGGQEEEGSTAPFPERVQVGGSPTYKIEKKLGKGGFGQVFLGRRVSGGSDRTTGPGAIEVALKFEHRNSKGCNYGPPYEWQVYNALGGSYGVPRVHYKGRQGEYYIMVMDMLGPSLWDVWNTSGQAMSSEMVACIAVESLSILEKMHAKGYVHGDVKPENFLLGQPSTQQEKKLFLVDLGLATKWRDGSSGRHIEYDQRPDMFRGTVRYASVHAHLGRTASRRDDLESLAYTLIFLHRGRLPWQGYQGDNKSFLVCKKKMATSPETLCCFCPPPLKQFLEIVVNMKFDEEPNYSKFISLFDGLIGPNPSVRPINTDGAQKVVQVGQKRGRLNVEEEDDGQPKKKVRLGVPATQWISIYNARLPMKQRYHYNVADARLGQHVERGIADGLLISCVASSSNLWALIMDAGTGFTSQVYELSSYFLHKEWIMEQWEKNYYISSVAGCNNGSSLVVMSKGTQYTQQSYKVSESFPFKWINKKWREGFHVTSMATAGSRWGIVMSRNAGFSDQVVELDFMYPSEGIHRRWDSGYRITSTAATWDQSALVLSIPRRKPGDETQETLRTSQFPSVHVKEKWAKNLYLACLCYGRTVS is encoded by the exons ATGCCCGAGCTTCGCAGAGGTGTACGCAGAGGCCGCGCTCCTCTAGCGAGGAAGCGATCGGAGCCGCCAGCCGCCGGGAACTACGTGAAGACGCGCGCCGCCGTCGCCAGGGAGAGAGCGaggggagggaggagggagTCGGGGGCCGAGGAGCCGGCGACGAGGAAGAAGGCGAAGAGAGGGCGGGCTGGTGTTGCGTCGGAGAGGGAGGGCGAGGGGGAGGGTGAGGAGGGTGACAAGGAGAAGGAGGTTGAGCTAGAAGCGATGGGCGATGAAAGTGGCGGGTTGAGTGCTAACAAGGCTGGagggcaagaagaagaagggagcaCGGCACCTTTCCCTGAACGT GTACAAGTGGGAGGATCGCCTACTTACAAGATAGAAAAGAAGTTGGGCAAAGGTGGATTTGGTCAAGTGTTTCTTGGTCGACGTGTTAGTGGCGGAAGTGATCGAACAACAGGTCCAGGAGCTATCGAG GTAGCCCTGAAATTTGAGCATAGAAATAGCAAGGGCTGTAACTATGGTCCTCCATACGAATGGCAAGTTTACAA TGCCCTTGGTGGTAGTTATGGAGTGCCTAGGGTGCACTATAAAGGAAGACAGGGAGAGTATTATATTATG GTGATGGACATGCTTGGACCAAGCTTGTGGGATGTATGGAATACCTCTGGACAGGC GATGTCTTCTGAAATGGTAGCTTGTATTGCAGTCGAGTCATTGTCAATCCTAGAGAAGATGCACGCAAAGGG TTATGTGCACGGAGACGTGAAGCCAGAGAACTTTTTGCTTGGCCAGCCATCCACACAACAGgagaaaaaattgtttcttgTTGACCTGGGTTTGG CAACAAAGTGGAGGGATGGTTCCAGTGGGCGTCATATTGAGTATGATCAACGGCCGGACATGTTTAG GGGGACGGTACGGTACGCTAGTGTTCATGCTCACTTAGGGAGAACTGCTAGCAGAAGAGATGATCTGGAATCTCTTGCTTACACATTAATATTTTTACATCGAGGCAGGTTACCCTGGCAAGGCTATCAG GGGGACAACAAGTCATTCCtagtttgcaaaaagaagatggcGACTTCTCCCGAAACGTTATGCTGCTTCTGCCCTCCACCTTTGAAACAGTTTCTGGAGATTGTAGTGAATATGAAATTCGATGAAGAGCCCAACTACTCGAAATTTATATCTCTGTTTGATGGTTTAATTGGTCCAAATCCTTCTGTGAGGCCAATAAACACCGATGGTGCTCAAAAG GTTGTCCAAGTTGGCCAAAAGCGAGGAAGGTTGAAcgttgaggaagaagatgatgggcAACCGAAGAAGAAGGTTCGCCTGGGAGTTCCAGCTACCCAATGGATTTCAATATACAATGCTAGATTACCCATGAAGCAGAG GTATCATTACAATGTAGCAGACGCAAGGTTAGGTCAACATGTGGAGAGAGGAATTGCGGATGGTCTGCTAATAAGTTGTGTGGCCTCGTCTTCTAATCTCTGGGCCCTTATAATGGATGCTGGAACTGGTTTTACAAGCCAAGTGTATGAGTTGTCATCTTACTTTCTACACAAG GAATGGATTATGGAACAATGGGAAAAGAACTATTACATTAGTTCTGTGGCTGGTTGTAATAATGGAAGCTCTCTAGTTGTGATGTCTAAAG GTACCCAGTACACTCAGCAGTCTTACAAAGTCAGCGAGTCTTTTCCTTTCAAATGGATAAACAAGAAGTGGAGAGAAGGGTTTCACGTTACCTCCATGGCCACAGCTGGGAGCCGGTGGGGTATTGTGATGTCTCGCAATGCTGGATTTAGTGATCAG gttgtGGAACTTGATTTCATGTATCCTAGCGAGGGCATTCACAGACGTTGGGATAGTGGGTATCGTATTACGTCCACAGCGGCAACTTGGGATCAATCTGCCTTGGTTTTGAGCATCCCTAGACGCAAACCTGGTGACGAAACCCAGGAAACTCTGCGCACATCCCagtttccaagtgtgcatgtaAAG GAGAAATGGGCAAAAAATCTCTATCTCGCATGCTTGTGCTATGGGCGAACTGTGTCTTGA